One part of the Oncorhynchus clarkii lewisi isolate Uvic-CL-2024 chromosome 7, UVic_Ocla_1.0, whole genome shotgun sequence genome encodes these proteins:
- the LOC139413159 gene encoding zinc finger protein 180-like, translating into MSFLNYSPPVKEEGFCWTEKEALGLNIVVKEDVTVKQEVEGEAVTVKVEEKDVSVKEEEDAFRVKEEEDVTVKEEEDVVFGVKKEGEITVTLNDEEEEIGDLINTRERGSSGEPQQHHDADEAEKSVSTSELLKKHHRRPTGKKSHCCSDCGKRCKSSSELKIHQRVHTGEKSHHCFDCGKSYLRLKSLKVHMRIHTGEKLYSCDQCGKSFTMSSHLMIHQRTHTGEKPYSCTQCGKSFTQSSNLLSHQRKHTGDKPYSCDQCGRSFTTSSHRIVHQRTHTGKKPYSCTLCGKSFTQSSNLLSHQRKHTGEKSYSCNQCGMSFIQSCTLLSHQRTHTGDKPYSCDQCGKSFTTSRHRIVHQRKHTGDKSYSCNQCGKSFTRSSNLVSHQRTHTGEKPYSCDQCRKSFTSSSSLIVHQRTHTGEKPYSCDQCEKSFVTSSRLIVHQRTHTGEKPHSCNQCDKRYSDKRSLIKHQKIHT; encoded by the exons atgagcTTCCTAAACTACTCCCCTCCTGTTAAAGAAGAGGGgttctgctggacggagaaagaagctctggggctgaacattgtcgtgaaagaggatgtcacagtaaaacaagaagtagagggtgaggctgttacagtgaaagtagaagagaaagacgtttcagtgaaagaagaggaagacgcgttcagagttaaagaggaggaggatgttacagtaaaagaagaggaggatgtagtTTTTGGAGTGAAGAAGGAAGGGGAGATTACTGTTACATTGAacgatgaagaggaggagataggagatctgattaacacca gagagagagggtcctctggggagcctcaacaacatcatgatgctgatgaggcagagaagagtgTCTCCACATCAGAACTCCTCAAGAAACACCATAGgagacccacagggaagaaatctcattgctgctctgactgtgggaaacgttgcaaatcttcatcagaacttaaaatacaccagcgagtacacactggagagaaatctCACCACTGTTTTGATTGTGGGAAGAGTTACTTAAGATTAAAATCACTAAAAGTACACATgagaattcacactggagagaaactttacagctgtgatcaatgtgggaagagttttactatgTCTAGTCATCTGAtgatacaccagagaacacacacaggagagaaaccgtacagctgtactcaatgtgggaagagttttactcagtcaagcAACCTGTTATcacaccagagaaaacacacaggagataaaccttatagctgtgatcaatgtgggaggagttttactacatctagtcATAGGattgtacaccagagaacacacacaggaaagaaACCGTACAGCTGTACTctatgtgggaagagttttactcagtcaagcAACCTGTTATcacaccagagaaaacacacaggagagaaatcgtatagctgtaatcaatgtgggatgAGTTTTATTCAGTCATGCACCCTgttatcacaccagagaacacacacaggagataaaccttatagctgtgatcaatgtgggaagagttttactacatctcgTCATCGGATCGtacaccagagaaaacacacaggagataaatcttatagctgtaatcaatgtgggaagagttttactcggTCAAGCAACCtggtatcacaccagagaacacacacaggagagaaaccttatagctgtgatcaatgtcgGAAGAGTTTTACTTCATCTAGCAGTCTTattgtacaccagagaacacacacaggagagaaaccttatagctgtgatcaatgtgagaAGAGTTTTGTTACATCTAGCCGTCTTattgtacaccagagaacacacacaggagagaaacctcatagctgtaatcaatgtgacaagagatactctgataaaagatccctgatcaaacatcagaaaatacatacatga